The Balneolales bacterium ANBcel1 genomic sequence ATCAGGGTGCCAACCAGAAAGAAGTAGAGCGCCAGGCCTGTAAAGTCTTTAATGGTGGTGATGAACGGATCGGCTCCTGGCGCGTGATCCCAGCCCATCTTGAGAAGCAGCCACGGCAGGAAAAAACCAAGAAACGTTGCCAGCGGAATAACAATGGCCAGTGAAAGTCCGACTGCAACGCCGATCTGCGGTACCTCGTTGGGTGCGCCTTGCCAGAGCCAGGCGACAAAACCACCGAGGATGCCCAGAAGCACTCCCATGATCATGCCGATCGAAACTTCTCTTCGGATGTGTTTCCACATCCCGTTGATGTTCACCTGTCCCAGAGCCAGCCCCCGGGCGAAGATTGTCGTCGACTGGGTCCCCACGTTTTCTCCCATATCCATGATAACCGGGATGAAAATTGCGGCGACTAGTACGGCGCCAAGGACTTCCTCAAAATATTCGATGACACCGCCGACCAGGAATCCTCCGGTAAGAGTGACCATAAGAAAAGCCATTCTGAGCTTGATGGGGTAGGTCAGTGATCCTTCGAACATGCGCCGGCTGAACTGCATATCCCACATAAATGGTCTCCCGATCTGTGGCTGTCTTTCTGGCTGTTTCCAGCGCATCGGCGACGGTAAACTCTGCCTTCAGCTCCAGCAAGTCGGTTGTCATGATCGATCCTGCCTTACCTTCGGGATACTCTTCAAGTTTTCGGATATCCGCCTGTTCGCTTGCAGGCAGGCTTTTGAGAATGGCCTCGGCGGTATTCTCGTCGAGAAGATGAAGCGAGTCGACACGATCGTCGTGCGACATATTGGAAAAAACGGCGGCGGTTGTTTCGGTATCCATAAATCCGAGCAGTTTGCCCCGGTAGTCGGCATCCATATGGCCAATCATGTCGGCCGCCAGGTGATGCTCCAGTTTTGTAACGATATTTGCGCCAATGTGCGGTTCGCAGAACCGGACCAGTTGTTCGGCGGCCATCGCCGGATGATGGTTCCGGATCAGCGAAATGGTACGGTCGTCCGATACTCCATGGATCAGACGTTCCTCCAGTTCCAGAATAAGTTTTTGCTCTTTGGTCATGGTTTCACCTCAGAATTCAGGGCGCCTGGGGAAGGCGTTGCAGCGCCCAGGTGAAACCGGGATATCACATCAGGTGAAGCGTCTCTGCACGTGTGATACCGTTTCAACAAGGCACGACAAGCGCCCGCTCAGGCGCGAGTTTGAATAGCTACATAAATGACTGATGTCGTCCATGTCGGTATTGTTTAGTTGTTGATTGGCAAACAAAAATGAATCTGTTCGCGGCTTAACGACGTTCCGGGCATTTTATTTTGGTATTACCCGGCTGATTCTGTCGCCCGCTGACCAATGTCTATTGTGATGACAACCGGCCGCCGGCAGGATGACTGCCTGATCAAATATCGGGCAAGTCCCTGAAAAGCAGGCCAAAGGTAGGCTTTTACGCGCAAGCATGTCAATTTTTTTTCTTAAAAAAAGTAATTTCCTATCAGGATGACCGCGGCCAGGCACCACACATAGTAGGAGAAAAAACGAAACTTCGCCTGATAAAGCAGGTGTACGACCAGGTAAAGCGCCGCGATGCCCACCAGTGCGGAAACGACAAAACCGATGGCCAGTGCCGGAAAGCCGATAGCCAGGGTGCCGCTGTAGCGGAACACCTCGATCGACTGGAGCAGTGTTGCACCCAGAATTGTCGGAAACGCGATAAAAAAGCTGTATTCAGCTGCCCACCGGCGTTTAAGTCCTGCAAAAAGGGCAAAAGCGATCGTAAGGCCGCTGCGGCTCAGACCGGGCATCAGCGCCAGCCCCTGGCCGATTCCGATGGCTATGGCGACTCCAATCCCGATTTGACGCAAGCCAATTTTTCGATCGGGCAGGATGTCGGTCCACCAAAGCAGCAATCCCGTGATCACAAGCGTCACGCTCATAAGAGTAGGGTGAGCGAAAACATTCTCAAACTGAGATTTCAATGGCAGTCCGATAATGGCTGTAACGGCCACGGAAAACAGGCCCAGCAGTGTCAGTTTGATGAAAAGCCGGTCCTTTGGCGAGGTGTCACGTCTGGCCGCCGCCAGAAATCCTCTGGAGGCATCCCGCAAAAAACGACTCAGACTTTTACGAAAAACGACTGCAATGGATACCAGTGTACCGACATGCACAACCAGATCAAACAGAATCATCTCGGCAGAATTCGGCGCCGGAATTTCCTGGCCCATCCAGATAAAGAAATGCTGTGCAAGCGCCAGATGGCTTGTAGAACTCACCGGAAAAAACATGAATATTCCCTGGATGATCCCAAGGATGATGACTACCCAAATTGCCATAAGTTATCTGTTGGTGATGATGCCGATACTGGAGGTATGAAAACGGATCCCGTTCCGGGTGTCGTGC encodes the following:
- a CDS encoding undecaprenyl-diphosphate phosphatase gives rise to the protein MAIWVVIILGIIQGIFMFFPVSSTSHLALAQHFFIWMGQEIPAPNSAEMILFDLVVHVGTLVSIAVVFRKSLSRFLRDASRGFLAAARRDTSPKDRLFIKLTLLGLFSVAVTAIIGLPLKSQFENVFAHPTLMSVTLVITGLLLWWTDILPDRKIGLRQIGIGVAIAIGIGQGLALMPGLSRSGLTIAFALFAGLKRRWAAEYSFFIAFPTILGATLLQSIEVFRYSGTLAIGFPALAIGFVVSALVGIAALYLVVHLLYQAKFRFFSYYVWCLAAVILIGNYFF
- a CDS encoding magnesium transporter, with product MVTLTGGFLVGGVIEYFEEVLGAVLVAAIFIPVIMDMGENVGTQSTTIFARGLALGQVNINGMWKHIRREVSIGMIMGVLLGILGGFVAWLWQGAPNEVPQIGVAVGLSLAIVIPLATFLGFFLPWLLLKMGWDHAPGADPFITTIKDFTGLALYFFLVGTLIGV